A segment of the Deinococcus hopiensis KR-140 genome:
TCGTGTCGATCACGCGGTCGGTCAACTGTTCTGAATCTCGCGGAAGGGCCCGCAAGCGTTCACGCATGGCTTCCAGCAACTCGTCGTACCGAAACACGATCTTCATACCACTAGTGTTCCATGCCGCCCCAATTAGAGAACGGGCAGACATCTTCGGAGATGCCCTTACTTTACCTACTTAGCCAAGTCCGCACCCCCTGGTGAGTAGTCACCTCACATGGACCTCAACACACTGAAAGCCCGTCACCTGCAGGCCCGCAAGGCGTCGCGCACCGACGCTAAGGCGGCCTCTGCAGCCGCTGTGCTCAGCCGGGTGCTCGGCGACGCCGAGACCCAGGCCAAGAACAGACCTGGAACCGCTCAGCTCGACTTGATTGCTGGCGTGACCACCGCACAGCGCGCCTCGCTCGAGAAAGAAGTGCAGGACCTCACTCGCCTGGGGCGCAGCACCGACGTGGCGCGTCGGGAACTCGAAGTGCTCCAGGCACTCCATGACGAGGTCACCCAGCTTAAAGCCCAGCAGGACGCGGAAAGAGCGGCCCTGTTGATGTCCGAAGCCGAACTCGCCGGCGTGATCCGGGCGGCCGTCGCCGACGGCGCCACGAACATCGGTGCCGTGATGAAGCTCCTTAAGGCCCAGCACGAGGGGCGTTACGACGGCGGCCTCGCGAGCCGCCTGGCCAAGGAAGCCGTCGCCGCTCTCTAGAGCACTGGGGGGAATGGAGCCGTGAGGGGAAGGGCACCCCTCACGGCTCCATTCGGACAAATGCGCATTCAAGTTCGCTCGCTGGACTTGATCAAAAAGAAGTCCTCTTGTGACTCCTCAGCACGTCCTACCCGCCCAAGGGAGATGCGGTTACGCGCTTGGAGGTGTTCACAATTCGGGCAGGTTATGTCCGAGATGCTCTCACCTTACCTCCTCCCGTTGCGCTGCTCGAGGACCGCTGAGGAGTCACCGCGGCGCGCCGTGAGCGGCCCACGGCTGCACCACCGATAGGAAGTCCCACATCATGTTGCTTTGTCCGGAATAACTCCGGATCTCGCCAGAGCGGAGTTGAAGTAACGCGGGTCATGACTGACTTCCTGCCCCAGCCATTCCGGACGCACGAAGGGTTCATCCTCGGACGAGAGCTC
Coding sequences within it:
- a CDS encoding GatB/YqeY domain-containing protein, encoding MDLNTLKARHLQARKASRTDAKAASAAAVLSRVLGDAETQAKNRPGTAQLDLIAGVTTAQRASLEKEVQDLTRLGRSTDVARRELEVLQALHDEVTQLKAQQDAERAALLMSEAELAGVIRAAVADGATNIGAVMKLLKAQHEGRYDGGLASRLAKEAVAAL